A single Hippopotamus amphibius kiboko isolate mHipAmp2 chromosome 5, mHipAmp2.hap2, whole genome shotgun sequence DNA region contains:
- the GPRIN2 gene encoding G protein-regulated inducer of neurite outgrowth 2 has product MRSSRPETGAQEALRPRPQPLSRSSSSLLGEGQGQRPELRKSASSTVWQSQPGEARGGAQVPEGEGHLAESTEQAQASSPRPQHGAVGPRWSSTVGNVSTMGAGHLCRLQDPSATTVQRSHSDLVCSTQTRGHSGARAASLSGSALGSSPVRRARLQSSSTSGQGGPALAGLERDLAWEDEASTSAWTLGESQVCAPPPDLGGTVTHGSSPKATGKSATTSHHALPPAALLCGVREVGASGCCCGFPAPGILAFPKLVASVSESGLQAPQGGKFQCRLTGGLPGHSHCCAHPWGPTSLAMEPGARTKDMWTMTSASDLAPILASPLSAQDAGVQVAPKAVCKAVATSPPLEAPVALHTFPEVTLGSSLEETPSPVRDVQWDAEGMTWEVYGAAVDPEVLGVAIQKHLEMQFEQLQRAPASEDSLSAEGRRGPLGAVMRSLRRPSCCGCSGAAPE; this is encoded by the coding sequence ATGAGATCCAGCCGCCCTGAAACAGGTGCCCAGGAAGCCCTCCGTCCCCGCCCTCAGCCCCTGTCCCGGAGCTCCTCCAGCCTACTGGGCGAAGGCCAGGGGCAGAGGCCGGAGCTCCGCAAGAGTGCCAGCAGTACTGTGTGGCAGTCCCAGCCGGGTGAGGCGCGTGGTGGTGCCCAGGTGCCGGAGGGTGAAGGGCACCTGGCTGAGAGCACAGAGCAGGCACAGGCCTCCAGCCCCCGGCCGCAGCACGGTGCCGTGGGTCCCCGGTGGAGCAGCACGGTGGGCAACGTGTCTACCATGGGCGCTGGTCACCTGTGTCGCCTGCAGGACCCCAGCGCCACCACTGTGCAGAGGAGCCACTCGGACCTGGTTTGCAGCACCCAGACCCGGGGCCACAGCGGTGCCCGCGCGGCCAGCCTCAGCGGCTCGGCCCTGGGCAGCTCGCCTGTCCGCAGGGCTCGGCTGCAGTCAAGCAGCACTTCTGGCCAGGGTGGCCCAGCCCTCGCAGGCCTGGAAAGGGACCTGGCTTGGGAGGATGAGGCTTCGACCTCAGCCTGGACACTGGGGGAGAGTCAGGTGTGTGCGCCGCCACCTGACCTGGGAGGCACAGTGACCCACGGCAGCAGCCCCAAAGCCACTGGGAAGTCGGCCACCACCTCCCACcatgccctgcccccagcagccctgctctgCGGCGTGAGGGAGGTAGGGGCCAGCGGCTGCTGCTGCGGCTTTCCTGCCCCAGGGATCCTGGCCTTCCCCAAGCTAGTGGCGTCCGTGAGTGAGTCCGGGCTGCAGGCTCCGCAGGGGGGGAAATTCCAGTGTAGGTTGACTGGGGGGCTTCCTGGGCATTCCCACTGCTGTGCCCACCCTTGGGGTCCCACCAGTTTAGCTATGGAGCCTGGCGCCAGGACCAAGGATATGTGGACCATGACGTCAGCAAGTGACTTGGCTCCCATCTTGGCGTCCCCTCTGTCAGCCCAGGATGCTGGTGTGCAGGTGGCCCCCAAGGCCGTCTGCAAGGCTGTGGCCACCAGCCCGCCTCTGGAAGCCCCTGTGGCCTTGCACACGTTCCCAGAGGTAACGCTTGGGTCCAGCCTGGAGGAGACGCCGTCCCCTGTGCGGGATGTGCAATGGGATGCTGAGGGCATGACATGGGAGGTGTATGGAGCTGCGGTGGACCCTGAGGTACTCGGCGTGGCCATCCAGAAGCACCTGGAGATGCAGTTTGAACAGCTGCAGCGGGCCCCTGCCAGCGAGGACAGCCTGTCTGCCGAGGGCCGGAGGGGGCCCCTTGGAGCTGTCATGCGGTCCCTGCGGCGCCCCAGCTGCTGCGGCTGCTCCGGTGCTGCCCCTGagtga